The proteins below are encoded in one region of Peromyscus eremicus chromosome 10, PerEre_H2_v1, whole genome shotgun sequence:
- the Tspyl6 gene encoding testis-specific Y-encoded-like protein 6, with the protein MDVEANSGAEESGLSLLNVALQMRSLEAVQLDLDTVNTQADCALQQLEHGQIHQYYLERRNYGIQSIPGFWITALRNYPQLFEMITGLRCGNVKIQNQPGGEGVFLGQAAGSSSFEETPSSETLRSSRTTRSDSLAKWYHSPLQSYGALAMNLSPSLMGTRMPFVVSSPSFQTTTIQSVTGLHRLSKRTSGQIHCNTIPYMQGPLEPNVTR; encoded by the coding sequence ATGGATGTGGAGGCAAACAGTGGGGCAGAGGAGTCAGGGCTGAGCCTCCTGAATGTGGCTCTGCAGATGAGGTCCCTGGAGGCTGTCCAGCTGGATCTGGACACCGTGAATACCCAGGCCGACTGCGCCCTCCAGCAGCTGGAGCATGGGCAGATCCATCAGTACTATCTGGAGCGCAGGAACTACGGCATCCAGAGCATCCCAGGCTTCTGGATCACCGCCCTTCGGAACTACCCGCAGCTGTTCGAAATGATTACGGGGCTGAGATGTGGAAATGTTAAGATACAAAACCAACCTGGAGGTGAAGGAGTCTTTCTAGGGCAAGCTGCCGGTTCAAGTTCTTTTGAAGAAACCCCTTCTTCAGAAACACTCCGATCGTCAAGGACTACGAGGTCAGACTCACTGGCCAAGTGGTATCACTCTCCACTCCAATCATATGGTGCCCTGGCCATGAACCTCAGCCCTTCATTAATGGGAACCAGGATGCCATTTGTAGTTTCTTCACCTAGCTTTCAGACCACAACCATCCAGAGTGTGACAGGATTACACAGATTATCAAAGAGGACCTCTGGTCAAATCCACTGCAATACTATTCCTTACATGCAGGGGCCGCTAGAGCCAAATGTCACAAGATAA